In Vigna unguiculata cultivar IT97K-499-35 chromosome 3, ASM411807v1, whole genome shotgun sequence, a single genomic region encodes these proteins:
- the LOC114179200 gene encoding probable inactive purple acid phosphatase 27 produces MKMRVEGFLNMRNLVVVVAWLVNFNIVFCFAHIHGFGDQPLSKIAINKAVVSLHSAASITATPSLLGTKGEDTQWVRVDIDYPNPSADDWVGVFSPAKLNSSTCPPVSDPREEIPYICSAPVKFQFLNYSNSHYTKTGKGSLKFQLINQRADFSFALFSGGLLNPKLVAVSNFISFVNPKVPLYPRLAQGKSWDEMTVTWTSGYHINEAIPFVEWGPKGKTQVQSPAGTLTFGRNSMCGSPARTVGWRDPGFIHTSFLKSLWPNLVYTYRLGHLLSNGAYIWSKQYSFKSSPYPGQDSLQRVIIFGDMGKAERDGSNEYNAYQPGSLNTTDQLIKDLENIDIVFHIGDITYANGYISQWDQFTAQVEPIASRVPYMIASGNHERDWPNTGSFYNSTDSGGECGVLAQNMYFVPAENRANFWYATDYGMFHFCIADSEHDWREGTEQYKFIEHCLATVDRQKQPWLIFVAHRVLGYSSASGYAKDGSFEEPMGRESLQRLWQKYKVDIAFYGHVHNYERTCPIYQNQCVNDERSHYSGVVNGTIHVVTGGAGSHLSKFSEVTPKWSLYRDYDFGFVKLTAFNHSSLLFEYKKSSDGKVYDSFTVSRDYKDVLACVRDGCEATTSAT; encoded by the exons ATGAAGATGAGGGTAGAAGGGTTCCTTAACATGAGGAATCTGGTAGTTGTGGTGGCGTGGTTGGTGAACTTCAACATCGTTTTTTGTTTTGCTCATATTCATGGCTTCGGGGACCAACCACTCTCCAAGATTGCCATCAATAAAGCTGTTGTGTCTCTCCACTCTGCCGCTTCCATCACTGCCACACCGTCGCTTCTCGGTACAAAG GGTGAGGATACCCAATGGGTGAGAGTAGATATTGATTACCCTAACCCATCTGCAGATGATTGGGTTGGAGTTTTCTCTCCTGCGAAGCTCAA TTCATCAACATGTCCACCTGTGAGTGATCCAAGAGAAGAGATTCCGTACATATGCTCGGCCCCAGTTAAG TTCCAGTTTTTGAATTACTCCAACTCACACTATACCAAGACAGGAAAAGGTTCTTTGAAGTTCCAGTTGATCAATCAACGTGCAGATTTCTCCTTTGCTCTATTTTCAGGAGGACTATTAAAT CCTAAGCTTGTGGCAGTTTCCAATTTCATATCATTTGTCAATCCTAAGGTGCCTCTATATCCACGACTTGCTCAGGGGAAGTCTTGGGATGAA ATGACAGTTACCTGGACTAGTGGATATCACATAAATGAAGCTATACCGTTTGTTGAGTGGGGTCCTAAGGGTAAAACACAAGTGCAATCTCCAGCCGGAACATTGACATTTGGTCGTAACAGCATGTGTG GTTCACCTGCACGAACTGTTGGGTGGCGTGACCCTGGTTTCATACatacaagttttctaaaaagTCTTTGGCCAAACTTAGT GTATACCTATCGATTAGGGCATCTACTGTCTAATGGTGCTTACATCTGGAGCAAGCAATATTCATTTAAGTCATCACCTTATCCTGGACAGGACTCACTGCAACGTGTTATCATATTTGGTGACATGGGAAAG GCCGAGCGCGATGGTTCAAATGAGTATAATGCCTATCAACCTGGTTCGCTTAACACCACTGACCAGCTCATCAAGGATTTAGAAAATATTGACATTGTTTTCCACATAGGAGATATAACTTATGCAAATGGATACATCTCGCAGTGGGACCAATTCACTGCTCAAGTGGAACCAATTGCATCAAGAGTACCTTACATGATTGCCAG TGGTAATCACGAACGTGATTGGCCCAACACAGGATCCTTTTATAACAGTACAGATTCAGGCGGCGAGTGTGGAGTTTTGGCCCAGAACATGTATTTTGTTCCAGCAGAGAACAGAGCAAACTTTTG GTACGCGACGGATTATGGCATGTTTCACTTCTGCATAGCTGACAGTGAACATGATTGGAGAGAAGGAACAGAACAATACAAATTCATTGAACATTGCCTTGCAACAGTAGATAGACAGAAACAACCCTGGTTGATTTTTGTGGCTCATCGTGTGCTTGGATATTCTTCTGCTTCTGGGTATGCCAAGGACGGCTCATTTGAAGAGCCCATGGGAAGGGAAAGTTTACAGAGACTGTGGCAGAAATATAAAGTAGATATTGCATTTTATGGTCATGTACATAACTACGAAAGGACATGCCCCATATATCAG AATCAGTGTGTGAATGATGAAAGGTCTCATTATTCTGGTGTTGTGAATGGAACAATTCATGTTGTTACTGGAGGTGCAGGAAGCCACTTGTCAAAATTCAGTGAAGTAACCCCTAAGTGGAGTCTTTACAGAGACTATGATTTTGGGTTTGTAAAGTTGACAGCATTCAATCATTCATCTCTCCTCTTTGAATACAAGAAAAGCAGTGATGGAAAGGTCTACGATTCTTTCACCGTTTCAAGGGATTACAAAGATGTCTTAGCCTGTGTGCGTGATGGCTGCGAAGCAACCACTTCAGCAACTTGA